One window of uncultured Trichococcus sp. genomic DNA carries:
- a CDS encoding septum formation initiator family protein translates to MALPEYRAAIAEPTLPKELTEPKKGQPAPKGYKAVRDKYVRIEKIAITITLLSALVVLLLSLATQVTLSNQNRALQDLQNDSVAIDLENQNLEQEVQELSRYDRIIEIAKELGLEMNEANVRNVTR, encoded by the coding sequence GTGGCATTACCTGAATATAGGGCGGCGATAGCAGAACCGACGCTGCCGAAAGAACTGACAGAACCTAAAAAAGGCCAGCCTGCACCGAAAGGCTACAAAGCCGTTAGAGATAAATATGTAAGAATCGAAAAAATTGCCATCACCATCACGCTGTTAAGCGCATTGGTCGTGTTGCTGCTATCGCTGGCTACACAAGTGACCCTCTCCAATCAGAACAGAGCGTTGCAGGACTTACAAAATGATAGCGTTGCGATCGATCTGGAAAATCAAAACTTGGAGCAAGAAGTCCAAGAGCTTTCAAGATACGACCGCATCATCGAGATAGCAAAAGAACTTGGTCTGGAAATGAATGAAGCAAACGTTAGGAATGTTACGCGATGA